From Leopardus geoffroyi isolate Oge1 chromosome B4, O.geoffroyi_Oge1_pat1.0, whole genome shotgun sequence, a single genomic window includes:
- the LOC123589906 gene encoding ribosome biogenesis protein BOP1-like produces MLRSIGRNTHPTICLVAVAVEDVVLLLILALGAQLVVGSEDQLLCAFIPPEMPAVQPAYWLEAPEEKRQGDLWLHIRHGKPVTLLTWHGCGDFLAVVLAPAGHTQVLIH; encoded by the coding sequence ATGCTGAGGAGTATTGGCCGGAACACTCACCCCACCATCTGCCTGGTGGCTGTGGCTGTAGAGGACGTGGTGCTGCTACTGATCCTGGCCTTGGGGGCCCAGCTGGTGGTGGGCAGCGAGGACCAGCTGCTGTGTGCCTTCATCCCACCTGAGATGCCGGCCGTTCAGCCTGCCTACTGGCTGGAGGCCCCAGAGGAGAAACGCCAGGGGGACCTGTGGCTGCACATCCGCCATGGGAAGCCTGTGACTCTGTTGACCTGGCATGGGTGTGGGGACTTCTTGGCTGTGGTCCTGGCCCCTGCAGGCCACACACAGGTGCTGATCCACTAG